The following is a genomic window from uncultured Campylobacter sp..
CGGAAAATAAAGGCGTAAACGAGACAAATTCCAAGAATTTCAAGCGGGATCAAAAACGCAAGATCGAAATAGATCAGGCTGAAACTGATCCAGTGCATCCACAGCGCGCCGATAAAAAATCCGCACCAAAACCACTCCGCCTTGCTTGCTTTTAGCAGATAAAAAAGTGCCGCTATCGCAATTAAAGGCGAGAAAAATTCCGCCGCTAGAGCAATTAAACCGTCAAATTTAGAGCTTAAAATTTCTACAAAAATAAAATTTGAAAGCGCAAGGGCAAGAACAAAGCCTTTATTTATGTAACTTAATGTAAAATAGCTACTTTTTAAATTTCTAATGAAGGAAACACATGGAACAAGGAAACTTCTTTGCATCAATCCTGCCTATCGTCGTAATCTTTGCGATTATGTATTTTTTGATTATCAGACCGCAGCAAAAGCAGGCCAAGGATCATAAAGCGATGGTCGATGCGCTCGGCAAAGGCGATAAGATCATAACTAGCGGTGGCATAAAATGCACGGTCGTGAAAACAAACAATGATTTTATCACAGTTAAGCTTAACGATGAGGTCATGGTTGAGCTGGATAAACAATTTGTGGCAAGAAAATTAGATGAGCAGTAAAATTTCATATCGCCTGCTGATCTTTTTGGCTGCGGTTATTTTTTCGGCGATTTTTGCCGCGCCTTCGATCTTTCAGACCGAAAAGGGAAGCAAGATAAACTTGGGTTTGGATCTGCAAGGCGGGCTTCACATGCTGCTTGAGGTTCAAAGCGACGAGGCTGTCGTCTCAAAGATCAAATCGATCGCCGCGAGCGTCAATTACGCCGCCAAGCGCGATGATCTGCTGATGGACGGGCTAAAATTGGAAGGCGATTCGTTTGAGTTTGAAATTTTAGACGCAGACGAGGCTTCCAAATTTGATGCGATTTTGCATAGCGCCGCAAGCGGATTAGACATTCAAAAATCTGGCGAAAAATACCGCGTCACACTAACACCTGAGGAGGTCGAAGCGACTAAAAAATACGCGATCGAACAGGCCGTTGAGACTATCCGAAACCGCCTAGATCAATTCGGACTTGCGGAGCCGACGGTAGCAAAGCAGGGCGAGAGTTATATTTTGGTTGAGCTTCCGGGCGTCAAAAGTGCAGCGGATGAGCAACGCGCCAAGGATCTGATCGCCAAAGCGGCCCACTTGCAGCTTATGGCGGTGGACGACGTGCGCCAAGATCGCGCGCAGACTATCAGTGCAGCGGATGCCAGAGCTTACGGCGACGTGATCTATCCCGACGTTAAAAATCCGAATTACAAGTATCTCATAAACGAAATTCCAGTGCTAGACGGCGCGATGCTAGTCGATGCGAAGGTTGCTTTCGATCAGCACACCAACCAGCCGATCATAAATTTTACGCTGAATTCTCAAGGCGCTCAAATTTTTGGCGATTTTACCGGCAAAAACGTCGGTAAGCGCCTTGCGATCGTGCTTGATGGCAAGGTTTATTCCGCACCGCGCATCAACGAGCGCATCGGCGGCGGCAGCGGTCAGATCAGCGGCGGATTTAGCGTCGAGGAGGCGCACGACGTAGCGATTGCGCTTAGAAGCGGCGCGCTTTTGGCTCCTGTTAAAGTCTCAGAGACACGCAGTATCGGTCCTAGCCTAGGACAAGATAGCATCGATAAAAGTATGGCAGCGCTAAGCCTTGCAGCGGTTGCGATTTTGATCTTTATGATTTTCTACTACGGCGTGGCGGGGCTTTTTGCTGACATCGCACTTGTGGTCAATATCTTGTTTTTGATCGCTTGTATGGCGCTATTCGGTGCAACGTTAACGCTTCCTGGAATGGCGGGAATCGTGCTAACTATCGGAATGGCCGTGGATGCGAACGTAATCATTAATGAGCGCGTTAGAGAGGTGCTAAGGACGGGAGTTTCAATCCGCCAAAGCATAAATAAAGGCTATGAAAATGCGATGAGCGCGATCGTGGATTCAAATATCACTACGCTAATTACTTCTGCTGCGCTTTATGCTTACGGCACGGGTCCAGTGAAGGGCTTTGCCGTCACGATGAGTATCGGTATCGTAGCGTCGATGATAACGGCTATTTTAGGCACTCACGGAATGTTTGAGTTAGTAATGGATAAGATGGAAAAAAGCAAAAATACCGCGCTTTGGCTCGGTTATAAAGTAAGAGGAGGCGCAAATGCAAGTGTTTGATAAGGGTAAAATTTATGATTTTATGAAATTTAGATATTTTACTTTTGCGCTTTCTGCTGTTTTAATAATAGGCTCTATTGCGCTATTTTTCATTAAGGGCATTAATTACGGTATCGATTTTAGCGGCGGTACACTCATTCAGGTTAAATACGACACCAAAGCACCACTTGATGAGATCAGAAAGCGCTTCGAAGCGGCAAATTTAGGCAATATCAACGTTACGGAATTTGGTAGCGATCAAGAGGTCACGATTAGATATTCAGGCGCTGCGAGCGAACTGGGCGATAATCCCGCTTTAGCGGCGCAAAAAATTTTGCAAGGCAGCGGAAACTTCGACATTCGCAAGGTCGATATCGTAGGTCCTAAAGTCGGTGAAGAGCTTCGCACAAACGGAATTTTAGCGGTATGTGTGTCGTTTGCGCTTATTTTGGTTTATATCACCCTGCGGTTTGAGTGGAGATTTGCGATTGCAGCCGTACTATCGGATCTGCACGACGTCGTAGTTGCCGTAGGTGCGATGATTTTAGCCGGCGTGGATTTCAACCTTGAAATTTTAGCTGCACTGCTAACTATAATGGGCTACTCGCTTAACGATACCATCGTTGTTTTCGATAGAATTCGAGAAGGTGTAAAAGATAGCAAATCGATTAAGCTTGATGAGGTTATAAACGAATCGATCTCTCATACGCTATCGCGCACACTGCTTACTTCGCTTACGACTCTCATCGTCATCGTGATTTTATTCGTCTGGGGCGGCGAGATGATCCACGGCTTTAGCTTCGTGATGCTAATAGGCGTCATAGCAGGAACTTTCAGCTCCGTATTTGTAGCTGCTCCGATGCTGATTTTGTTTAAATTTAATGTCGAGAAATACCGCGCGTTTTTGGCTGAAAAACAGCGTCGTATCAAAGAGAAAGAAAAAAATCGCGCCATGTATGAAAAAGGCACGGTGTAAGGATAAAAGATGAACTGGGGAAGGGTAATTTACATATTTTTTGCGCTTATGAGTATGACTACGATAGGCGGGTTTTTGTATGAGAAGAATGAAATTTTACTTTTCATAGCAACCAGCGTGAATGCAGTCTCGACGCTTTTGAAAGTAGGCGTGCGAAATATGCTAGCAGCTGAGCTTTTTGCAAGCTCGCTCGTCGCGGATCTGCATCTCATACCGGCGTTCGTTTTGATTGTAGTAGCGCCGGGAGATCTGTCGATTGTGACCTCGCTTGCGATCGGCGCGCTACTTGCAAACTTTTTCTCGCTAATTTTAATAGCGATTGAGTCGGCAAAAACCAAAGACGAATTCTAGGAGCGCAAAATGCCTTACGATAGTAAAAGTATTGAGCTTAAATGGCAGAAAATTTGGGACGAAGAGGGAGTTTTCGAGCCTAAGGACGATTATAGCCTGCCTAAAAAATATATCCTTTCGATGTTTCCCTACCCAAGCGGCCGCATCCACATGGGGCACGTGCGAAACTACAGCATCGGCGACGCGCTGAGCCGCTATTATAGGCTGCGTGGATACAACGTGCTTCAGCCTATCGGTTTTGACAGCTTCGGTATGCCCGCGGAAAATGCGGCGATCAAACACGGCATTCACCCTAAAACTTGGACTTACGAAAATATCGATTATATGAAAAATGAGCTGCACCGCCTGGGCTTTAGCTTTTCGGCTCGTCGCATGCTTGCTACCTCCGATCCGCTTTATACGCGCTGGGAGCAGGAATTTTTCATCAAACTTTTTGAAAAAGGGCTCATCTACAGAAAAAGCGCCGTGGTAAATTGGTGCGAGCACGATCAGACGGTGCTTGCCAACGAGCAGGTCGAGGAGGGCAGGTGTTGGCGCTGCGGCAACGAGGTCGTGCAAAAGCAGATGCCTGGCTACTACCTAAAAATCACCGCCTACGCGCAGGAGCTTTTGGATTGCCTAAAACAGCTTGAGGGCAAGTGGCCCGCTCAGGTGCTTACGATGCAGGAAAACTGGATCGGGCGCAGCGAGGGTTTGGAATTTAGCTTTAAATTTGACGAGCAAAGCAGCGCCAAGCTTGGTGGCATCGAGGGCTTTAAGGTCTTTACGACGCGCCCCGATACGATTTATGGCATGAGCTATGCGGCGGTCGCGCCCGAGCACGAGGTCGTAAAGAGACTTTTGGATAATAATTTACTCGGCGCCGAAGCTGCGGCGAAGGTGAGAGAAATTTTAAATCAAAGCCCGCGTGAGCGTCAAGCAAGCGATAAAGACGGCGTGAGCCTCGGAATCAGCGTACTTCATCCGCTAAGCGGCAAAAAAATCCCCGTTTGGACTGCAAATTTCGTCCTAGCAGAATACGGCGGCGGTGCGGTAATGGCTGTGCCTGCGCACGATGAAAGAGATTTCGAGTTTGCAAAGAAATTTAACCTGCCGATCGTTCAAAGCATCACTTCTAAAAGCGGTGATTACGACGCTAGCAAAGCTTACGTCGAGAGCGGAGTTTTGGTAAATTCCGCGGAATTTAGCGGCATGGATAGCGAGAAGGCAAAAGGCGCCGTTATCTCAAAATTTGAGGAGCTAGGGCTCGGACGCCGCGTGGTAAATTTTAAACTGCGCGATTGGGGAGTGAGTCGCCAACGCTACTGGGGCGCGCCGATCCCGATGATCCACTGCCCAAAATGCGGGCTGGTAAGCGAAGAAATTTCAAATTTGCCCGTAGAGCTTCCGCAGGATATTAAGATCACCGGCAAGGGTAATCCACTCGATACGCATCCTAGCTGGAAGTTTTGCAAATGCCCTAAATGCGGCGGCAACGGAGTGCGCGAGACCGACACGCTCGATACCTTTTTTGAAAGCTCGTGGTATTTCGCGCGCTACGCAAGCGACGAGCGGACGTGGCGGCAGCGGGCGTTTGACGAGCAAAGCGTGAATTACTGGATGAACGTCGATCAGTATATTGGCGGCATCGAGCACGCGATTTTGCACCTTTTATATGCGAGATTTTTCCAAAAGGCTCTTCGCGACATAGGCTATCTGCGCGATAGCGAGCCGTTTGAGCGGCTGCTAACTCAGGGTATGGTGCTAAAAGATGGCGCAAAGATGAGTAAAAGCAAGGGAAATACCGTCGATCCCGATGATATTATCGAGAGATACGGCGCCGATACGGCGAGACTTTTTATACTTTTTGCCGCACCGCCGCAAAAGGAGCTTGAGTGGAACGACAGCGCGGTAGAGGGCGCGTATAAATTTTTAAGTCGCCTCTACGATCGCGCCGAAAATGCCTACGCTACTGATAAAATTCCACAAATCGACCACGCCACTTTAAATAAAGAGGAAAAATACGCCCGCCTCAAAGTTTACGAGGCGCTTAAGAAGTCGCAGCAGGTTTATGAGAGCAGCTTTGCTTTCAATACCCTAATCGCCGCGTGTATGGAGGCGCTAAATGCGCTAAACGCGCAGAGTAACAAAGACGTATTTACCGAGGGCTACTTCGTGATCTTGTGCCTGCTCGAGCCTATCGTGCCGCACATCTGCGCCGAGCTTAGCGAGCGGCTGTTTAAAAGACGAAATTTCGGCGAGCTGCGAGTTTGCGAAGAGGTATTCGAGAGCGATACTATCAAGCTTGCCGTCACGATTAACGGCAAAAAGCGCGCCGAGTTTGAAGCGGGTGCGAGCCTAAGCGAGGGCGAAATTTTAAGCCTTGCAAAGCAAAACTGCGCCAAATGGCTAGAGGGCAAGAGCATTATAAAAGAAATTTATGTCAAAAACAAGCTCGTAAATTTGGTGATAAAGTAGGCGAAGATGAGAAGAGTTTTAACCGTTTTTTGTTTGATTTTTTTAATCGGCTGCGGCTACAAGCCCGTTTCGAGGATCGCGAAAGAGACGATGAGTGGAAGCGTATTTGTGGATGTGATGATGAGCAAGACTGATCCGCAAAACACCGTCGCGATCAAAGACGCGATCAGGCAGGGCATGCTCCAGCGCCTAGGGATGAGCCTTTCGGATAAAAACTCGGCGCAGACGATCGTAGTAGCGAGCATAAAAAGCCTAAGCTTTAGCGAGCTTTCATACGATCAGTTCGGCTACGTCACTAGCTACCGCGCAAATCTCATCGTAAATTTTAGCACCAAGCTTAAAAACGGAGAGGTTTTCAGCAAGGATTGCGTGGGCGATTACGATTTTAAAGTTAGCCGCCTAGTCAAAAATAGCTACGATACTAGCTCGATCATTAGCGATAAGGACCGCTACAAGGCGATCGAAAATGCCTCCGCGCAGGCGTTTGACGAGTTTATTTCGGCGCTTGCGATTAGGGGATTCAGACTTGAGCGGGCGCAGCATTAAAGAATTTTTGCAAAATCGCCCGATTTATTACAAAAAAATCGACTATGAGCGCTTCCCACGGGCATATGCCGCCATTAAAGATAAAATTCCGCTCAAAAACGTCATTCAGATCATCGGCACCAATGGCAAGGGCAGCACCGGGCGATTTTTGGCTAATGCGATCGCCGCAGCGGGCTTTAGCGTCGGGCACTACACCAGCCCGCATGTTTTTAGGCTCAACGAGCGCATCTATCTAGGCGGACGCATCGCGCAAAGCCCTGTTTTTGCGTTAAATTCAGGCGCTTCAAATTTTAAAAACGAGCAAAATTCCGCTTCGGCATCAAATTTTACGGAAAAACAAAATTCCGCAAAGATGCAAAATTTTGCGAACAGAGAAAATTCCGCCTCTAAAATTTCTATTTCTAATTTGCAAAATTCCGCCACTCAGAATTCGCACGGCGAGCAGAATTCTGCCCTGCAAAGCTTCGTTTCTACCACACGAAATTTTTGTAGCGAGCAGAATTTTATCGCGCAAAATTCCATCGATACGCAAAATTCTGCTTCTACACAAAATTCATGGAATTCTCAAGATCTCAAATCGCCGTCTGAGCAAAATTACAATTTCTCGCCGGAGCAAAATTTTAAATCCGCTCAAAGCTCGCTTCCCATTTCGCTAGGTCGTGATGCTACGGATGAGGAGCTAGATTTTGCGCATGAGTTTTTGCAAGAGAGCTTGCCCGCGGAGTTTAAAGATAGCCTGTCGTATTTCGAGTATCTCACTCTTGCGGCGGCAGTGCTTTTTAGGGATTGCGATTACTGCGTGATCGAGGCCGGGATGGGCGGCGAGTTTGACGCTACGTCGAGCTTCGGGCGCATGCTGTCGCTTTTTACACCGATCGGCACCGATCATTTGGGCATGCTAGGACAAAATCTAGAGCAGATCGCCCACACCAAGCTCATTACGATGGATAAAGAGGCGATTTTAAGCGATGAGATGAGCGAGGTTCCGCTTCGTATCGCGCGGCAGATCGCAG
Proteins encoded in this region:
- the secD gene encoding protein translocase subunit SecD, giving the protein MSSKISYRLLIFLAAVIFSAIFAAPSIFQTEKGSKINLGLDLQGGLHMLLEVQSDEAVVSKIKSIAASVNYAAKRDDLLMDGLKLEGDSFEFEILDADEASKFDAILHSAASGLDIQKSGEKYRVTLTPEEVEATKKYAIEQAVETIRNRLDQFGLAEPTVAKQGESYILVELPGVKSAADEQRAKDLIAKAAHLQLMAVDDVRQDRAQTISAADARAYGDVIYPDVKNPNYKYLINEIPVLDGAMLVDAKVAFDQHTNQPIINFTLNSQGAQIFGDFTGKNVGKRLAIVLDGKVYSAPRINERIGGGSGQISGGFSVEEAHDVAIALRSGALLAPVKVSETRSIGPSLGQDSIDKSMAALSLAAVAILIFMIFYYGVAGLFADIALVVNILFLIACMALFGATLTLPGMAGIVLTIGMAVDANVIINERVREVLRTGVSIRQSINKGYENAMSAIVDSNITTLITSAALYAYGTGPVKGFAVTMSIGIVASMITAILGTHGMFELVMDKMEKSKNTALWLGYKVRGGANASV
- a CDS encoding DUF6394 family protein, whose product is MNWGRVIYIFFALMSMTTIGGFLYEKNEILLFIATSVNAVSTLLKVGVRNMLAAELFASSLVADLHLIPAFVLIVVAPGDLSIVTSLAIGALLANFFSLILIAIESAKTKDEF
- the leuS gene encoding leucine--tRNA ligase — protein: MPYDSKSIELKWQKIWDEEGVFEPKDDYSLPKKYILSMFPYPSGRIHMGHVRNYSIGDALSRYYRLRGYNVLQPIGFDSFGMPAENAAIKHGIHPKTWTYENIDYMKNELHRLGFSFSARRMLATSDPLYTRWEQEFFIKLFEKGLIYRKSAVVNWCEHDQTVLANEQVEEGRCWRCGNEVVQKQMPGYYLKITAYAQELLDCLKQLEGKWPAQVLTMQENWIGRSEGLEFSFKFDEQSSAKLGGIEGFKVFTTRPDTIYGMSYAAVAPEHEVVKRLLDNNLLGAEAAAKVREILNQSPRERQASDKDGVSLGISVLHPLSGKKIPVWTANFVLAEYGGGAVMAVPAHDERDFEFAKKFNLPIVQSITSKSGDYDASKAYVESGVLVNSAEFSGMDSEKAKGAVISKFEELGLGRRVVNFKLRDWGVSRQRYWGAPIPMIHCPKCGLVSEEISNLPVELPQDIKITGKGNPLDTHPSWKFCKCPKCGGNGVRETDTLDTFFESSWYFARYASDERTWRQRAFDEQSVNYWMNVDQYIGGIEHAILHLLYARFFQKALRDIGYLRDSEPFERLLTQGMVLKDGAKMSKSKGNTVDPDDIIERYGADTARLFILFAAPPQKELEWNDSAVEGAYKFLSRLYDRAENAYATDKIPQIDHATLNKEEKYARLKVYEALKKSQQVYESSFAFNTLIAACMEALNALNAQSNKDVFTEGYFVILCLLEPIVPHICAELSERLFKRRNFGELRVCEEVFESDTIKLAVTINGKKRAEFEAGASLSEGEILSLAKQNCAKWLEGKSIIKEIYVKNKLVNLVIK
- the secF gene encoding protein translocase subunit SecF, coding for MQVFDKGKIYDFMKFRYFTFALSAVLIIGSIALFFIKGINYGIDFSGGTLIQVKYDTKAPLDEIRKRFEAANLGNINVTEFGSDQEVTIRYSGAASELGDNPALAAQKILQGSGNFDIRKVDIVGPKVGEELRTNGILAVCVSFALILVYITLRFEWRFAIAAVLSDLHDVVVAVGAMILAGVDFNLEILAALLTIMGYSLNDTIVVFDRIREGVKDSKSIKLDEVINESISHTLSRTLLTSLTTLIVIVILFVWGGEMIHGFSFVMLIGVIAGTFSSVFVAAPMLILFKFNVEKYRAFLAEKQRRIKEKEKNRAMYEKGTV
- the yajC gene encoding preprotein translocase subunit YajC, translated to MEQGNFFASILPIVVIFAIMYFLIIRPQQKQAKDHKAMVDALGKGDKIITSGGIKCTVVKTNNDFITVKLNDEVMVELDKQFVARKLDEQ
- the lptE gene encoding LPS assembly lipoprotein LptE translates to MRRVLTVFCLIFLIGCGYKPVSRIAKETMSGSVFVDVMMSKTDPQNTVAIKDAIRQGMLQRLGMSLSDKNSAQTIVVASIKSLSFSELSYDQFGYVTSYRANLIVNFSTKLKNGEVFSKDCVGDYDFKVSRLVKNSYDTSSIISDKDRYKAIENASAQAFDEFISALAIRGFRLERAQH